TGGAATGAACACCTCAATAAAATCAGGATTGAAGATCACTTGTCCATTTCTTTGTATGTACTACATGCAAATCATAttgaaatataagaccttttcaaTCTTGAACTGCGCTTTTGTAGGTTAAGACCATTTTCGTTTTGACAGTAGctacaaattctcagattatagacattttttataaactaAGAGCGTGTTGTATTTTTTTCTCCTATTGCAACGCATGATCCTTTTGCTAGTATATCTCAATGCATATCAAACtcatacttcctccgtttttaaatataagtttttgcaAATGGATATATACATGCTTTAGAATACTTTAAAATATAAATTCACTTGATTTGAtcacaacatcaacacaagtttCATCAATCCTCCCAGGCAATCCAGATAAAGCATTTCTCCAGATAGTCTCAGTACTTAGTTTAAATCTGAATTTTCGAACCCGAGATCTAAAAAACCATTTTTTTATCCAATCCAAAGTCCAAACAGGGCTTTGGAAGCCCATGAGATATGTCGTGCATGGTGAAATGGTGGCTTAGCGACCGGGCCCAAACATCTGACGAACGGCGCGGCCGATCGAGCATCGCCGATCCGAGGCGGCCACTGCGCCCGTCTCACTCTCTTTCACCCGCACTCCCACCGTCCCACGACGCGATCCCCTCTCCCGTTTCCACCCCCAACTCCTCCTCCCTTCCGCCCCAAAAATCCCAACCATTTCTCCGCCTCCGGCTCCGCCTCGGCACGCGGCCGCCGGCACACGCTGCGCAGGTAAATCCTCAGCCCCCCTCCCCCCGCCATGCGCATCTCTCAGACCGGACGCGTCGCTCGGGCTTCCGATCAAATCGAGCAGACCGCGCTCTTCTTCTGCCAGATCTCGATCTCGCGCTAGGGTTCCTCGGCCCACGAGCTCGAGCgggcgtttatttatttattccttctgTTGGTCTTGCAGGAAGTAGGAAAGGGAGCGATGGAGGATGACTCGCCGGCCACGAAGACGGTGAAGGGCGCCGCGACGGGTCTGGCCGCGGGCACCATCTGGGGCACCATCGTCGCCACCTGGTACGACGTGCCCCGGGTGGAGCGCCACGTCGCGCTCCCGGGCCTCGTCCGGACGCTCAAGATGTGCGGCAGCTACGGGGTCACTTTCGCCGCCGTCGGAGGACTTTACATCGGGGTGGAGCAGATTGTGCAGAGCCAGCGCAAGAAGCGCGACTTCGTCAACGGGGCCATCGGCGCCTTCGTCTCCGGCGCCACCGTCTATGGCTACAGAGGTTAGATACATGCTTTCGCCGTCCTGTCCTGACCACCGATCACACGTTGAGATTTGCATTTGCTAATGGATAGCGATAAACTTGGGGATTGCGTTATTTCTTTGTGTCTCTGGTCAATATTCAATGCAGTCATGCGGGTATCAACCTACATTGCGTTCGACTGGTACTGATTATGACAATAAGATGATCTATTTTGCACGAACTGGGTTCTGTTAGATCGGTGAGTTTAGTTATATTTTGAGGGATTATCATTGACGAAAGGCCTCAGAAGAGGAGACACACTATGATTGGTTTATTGAATAGCATTGCTTGCTCTCTGACAATCACTGCCATTAGATCATAGGTTAAAATCGCTCAAACTTTGCCTATTTTGAAATTAATTTCAGCTGTAAGTACTTGTTCCTATTGCAGCCCGATGAAATGATTTTTGCTAGGTCCTTATGTCAATGAAAGTTTTattcatgtgatcatgtcattggaTCACATATCTCATAGGAGACACAGCTTCTTTTGGTGAAAAAATCTTTGAAAATTATTTCCACGCATAATAATAAAAGTTTGTTGGCAAACCTGAATAAACTGGTGGCCCTTATACTTCTATAGGATGTTAGCTACAATCTTAAATACCTTGAAAGTGTTCCTCCATTTGTTAACAACATTTAGAGAACTGCATTAAATGATAGAATGATTCTCTTGTTTGAGGAACCGTTACCTAGATATCTCATATCTGGAGCATTTTGGATTGGTCCATCCTAATATAGTAATATTAGATGATGGCATGGCTTATGCTCCCATATTTAGTTGGCTTCTGGTGACTACGCAGTAAGAGCTATTGTGTGGACAGATACGGGTCAGAAATGTATAATGGATTTCACAATTCACATTAGACTTACCATGTTTTCGTAAAATGGGTTCCCTGGCTTAGCTCTGGTCATATTAAGCCTCAATGCCTGAACAGTTCTATTCTAACTGGGCATGGTAATCTAAGATTCACCGAGAATAATATTCAAATCCAGTTctgatatgtactccctccgatccaaatAAGTATCAAGTTTTGAACTGTGTTTAGTTCAAAATTGTGTCACTTTTTATGGATCAGAGGTAGTAGTATTTTTGGATACTATGGCTTCCAGAGATTTATGTTATTGAAATTTTGAAGTATTTCTGTATTTGGATCCAACAAACTCCAGAGTTTTATGAATCACAGCATGGTAAATACTAATAATATCAAGGATTTCTGGAAGTGTGCTAAAGACCGTTAAAAAAACTGAAGTCAAGCCTCCAAAGTCAACTACATCTCTGGATGATTATGTTTGCATCCACTTTAGTTTTATCTCTTTGTTTCTTCATAAATATGCTAGAAATAGGCTGAAGTATGATGTAGTATTTCTTTGTTTCTTCATAAATGTGTTAGAAATAGGCTGAAGTATAGTAGTAGTAGGTCAGCTGGAGCTTCCTTCGTAACTAAGGTAATGCATGCATCTAGACAGCCAGTACTCGATTTTCCTTTTTGCATGTACTGGCAGCTGCTATACTGCATGGCTGGTTCAGTATATGAAGTAGCAGCTGCCAGTACAATCAAACTATCATGTGTTCTGCCCCAGCTCCCTACTACTTCTATACTTCAGCCTATTTGTAACAAAATAAACCTAAAGAACAGGAAAAGGAAGCAGATTATATTCCCTGTGTTAGATATATTTATTATTTATAACTAACTGTATGGTGACTTATGTGCATAGTTTTGTGTACTGACTTTTTATCAATCTTGAAGTTGAATGTCGATATTGTTAAAACTTGAATGTAGATATTGTTGTTGACCATAGGCTATTAATCAGAGTAACAACAGATTGTTTTCCTAGCTACACTTTAGACATAACACTACTAAATACTGCAACTATCAAACACATTGGACTTGTCCCTATAGTGTGAAAAAACCGTGTTCTCATAAATACCTTAAAAGTGCTCCTCCTTTTTTTAATGATATTTGGAGAACCACATTAAATTAATGTCGATTCTCCTGTTTGAGGAACAGTTTGATATATCAGATCTGGAGCATTTTGGATTGGCCCATCCTAATATTGGATGATGCCATAGTTTATGCTCCTATATTTATTGGCTTCTGGTGACTATGCAGTAAGAGTTATTGTGTGGACAGATACGGGTCAGACATGTATACTGTATTCCACAGTTCGCATTAGACTTACCATGATTTCGCAAAATGGGTTCCCTGTCTTagttctggttgtattaagctgaATGACTAAACATGTTTATTCTAACTGGGGATGATAAGCTAAGATTCATGATCTATATTATTTGGATTCAGTTTTGATAAGTTATATTTTGGAGTGGGTTCCAGAGATATATGTTATAGAAAAAATTGAGGTGTTTGGATATAACAAAGTCCAAAGTTTTATGAAATCATAGTGTGGTAAATACTAATAATATTTGAAGATACATGGAAATGTGCTAAACCTCTTTTTTATTGGCTCAAGTCAAGCATCCAAAATCGAGTACGTTTCTGGATGATCATGTCTGCATCCACTTCAGTTTTAGCACCCTTTTCTTCATAACCTAATCCTAAAGAACAGAAAAGGGAAGTAGATAATGTCCCCGTGTTAGATGTATTTATTATATTTAACTCAAAAACATTTGTGCGTACAACTAGCTATATGATGGCTTATGGGCATGGTTTTGTGTACAAACCTTTATCAATCTTAAGGTTATTGTTACAATTGTAATGTAGATATTTTTGTTGAGCATGACCTTTTAATCAGAGTAACAACTGATAGTTAACCTACCTACACTCTAGACATAGCACTATACAAAATGCTGCAACTATCAATACATTGATATTATCTCAATACTGTAAAAAAACGTGGTTCTCATAAACTGCTGAATTTCATGGGAACTGGTTAATAATTGTTGCTTACCAACATTTAGATTTTGATGAACTGAATCATCCAAAGAGGATCTGTACTTTTTTATGTAATGATCAAGGTGTAGCAAAATGATGTTAACAAGCCATTTACCTTTTTAATGAATCTTAATTAGATAGGGCTAAACTAGTTATAATTGTCTGGCATCCCATTGGACTCATGGAACTGGTATGAATCATGATTGCGAAGAAGCTCATTCGTGTGCGCTTGCTGGAGCGAGCGAATCGATCCAAAGCGAAGCCTCAGCTGACATGCACGGTGTCGGGCCCATCCACAAATCTACATCTAATCTCTCTCCCTGAGtttcaggggggggggggctaattTTCCCAAAGCGCTCGTCCCAGCATTATTTATATATATTTGTCGTACAATAAAATAACACATGTCCTATTAGTGTGTATGGAGTGGGAAAAAATACTAATCGATCCCAATTTTAGTGTATGTACCATTGTGCATGGTTCATGATAAATCTGCATAATACCATGGCTTTCATTTATGCAACTTGAAAACCCGAGTGGTGTTAGTCCAGATCATGCATGTGGACATCAGAAATATGAATCCGGCTACTGTTCACGGATTCTTAACAGAATTTTGATACTGGATCCAGTGAgaaatagtactccctctgttcattTTTATAAGATGTTGTAGACATTTCAGACAGTGCTGAAAATAGTTCAATCTGAGCTGTCTGAAACGTCTTATAAAAATGAACGGAAGGGAGTATTGTATGATATCCCTGTCAGATGGATCATTATTCCAGTGTCAAACATCATTGAAATCGGTCACCACTGCATGCAAATGCAATAGTGTTAATTCTTTGGTATGTGCCCCATCATGTTGTGTGATAATGTCGACACCCTCTTTAAGGTACCTGTATTCATATTCATATGAACCAGTATTATTGGCTAGGAAGACTTCTAATTGTGTTAATTGACAGGAAAGAGCATTAAGTCTGCCCTCATCGGTGGTTCTAGCCTGGCATTCACATCTGCCATCCTGGACGTTGGTGGTAATACTACCAGAGTGGACAATGGCAAAGCGTACCATGCATACACAATGGAAAAGAAGCCCGAGCCTGCGCATTGACCAAGGTTGTGTACTTGTAGCACAAATCATGCAAACCATCAGCTCGGTGAATTTTTGAGCTGACGTGTGCTGTTATGTCTGTTTTGCTGATGCACCTAGTTCCTTTGCAAAGCTGTAGTAACTTGTTTTGCTCGAGGGCAATACAACAGACCTGGAATAAATATCTTGCTTTATTTTGCTTCATCATTGGTTACGATAATAATCACATGTGACTCAATATTGTTATCCCGACCCTTGAAGTTGTGGCTTTATGAATTTTGTTCTGTGCTTCAAGCGTCAAACTAGAGTCAGCAAGTCTATATTTCTCTCTGTAGTTGCTGAACTGTGTTGTGTTGGAACTTTATGATGCTTTTACGTCCGGCTTTGTGTAATAATACATCATACTTTGATAGTTAGATGATCTGTTGGGAAAACCTTATAAAAGCTGTAGTACCAGTGTTTTGTGTAGTATTCATTCCTTTTTTTCAGAATTCTTGCACTACACATTTGACTACACCCGTAATAGGATAATTGTATGCTTAGTAATTTCATGGCACCAGTGGTACAACGAACTGGGTGTCACGACCTCGACTTGACCAGGTCGCCGGCGGTGAGATACAGGCTTGGGTGGCTGAGGTTCGGCGAGAGGAAGAGGGTCCGGGCGAGAGAAGAGAGAGCTAAGACAAGATAAGACAGAGCAGAGGGAAATGAGGAGCAAAATATTCTCTATTTGAAAATCATACACAACCTGTTACATGCTTGCTCTTATATAGCCAGCAACTCAAGTACCAGGCCCAGCTCGACACACCGTGGCCTAACCCAATCAACTCCATTACACAACCCACCAATTCAATTCCCTACGCGCGCTTCTCGTCTCTGTCATGCTCGACTCTTGTTGTCTCTGTCATGCTCGACTCTTGTTGTCGCCGCCGAGGTACTAACAACACCTGCCCCTGAAGAACCAGCTTGTCCCCAAGGTGGTGCGTGTGGAAACCTTTCCTGCAACACATCGTAATCTTCCTACGTTGCCGAAGCTGCTGGCAGAGTTGCCCATTTCACCAGGATTTGTAAATGGGACGCATTGCCCTTCTTAACCAGCCTTCGATCCAATATTTCTTCCGGCACAACCCCAGGAGCTGACAGATTCACTGGTGCTGGTAAAGTCGGTAAAGTCGTAAAGACTGGGGTGTGATCAGGCACATGACCCTTCAACTGTGACACATGGAAAACCGGATGAACTTGACTGCCTCGTGGCAAGTCCAATCGATAGGCAGCTAGCCCTACTTTCTCCAGGATCTTATAGGGGCCAAAATACTTGAGTGCTAGCTTGCGGCAGGGACGATTGACTACTGACGATTTAGCATACGGTTGAAGCCTGAGATAGACCATTTCTCCTTGAGCAAACACCCTGTCTGAACGATGTCTGTCTGCAAACTGCTCATACTTGCATTGTGCCCTTGCCAAATGTTCCTTGAGAACAGCTGTATGCTCAGTATGAGATGCTAACCAGGTGTTGACATCTGGGTTGAGAGATGTGGGATGTCCCAGTAACTGTCCCAGATTCGGGTCATGACCATACAAGGCCTTGTATGGAGTGCACCCTAGAGAGGAGTGATAAGTCGAATTGTACCAGAATTCAGCTTGAGGGATCCAGGATGCCCACTTAGTTGGAAAGTCATGTACTGCACACATCAGATACATTTCCAAGCATTGGTTGACCCTTTCTGTTtgcccatctgtctgtggatgaTAAGCTGTACTCATTTGCAAGTGAGTGCCCCAAGCTCTAAACAACTCCTAGAATGAGCTGGTGAATATCTTGTCTCTGTCTGACACTATTACCAGAGGTAATCCATGGAGCCTGACAATGTTGTTCAAGAATACTTTGGCGACAGAAGCTGCTGTGAATGGGTGTTTCAGAGGTATAAAATGGCTTACTTTAATTAGGCGATCTACCACCACCAGTATAGCCGGAAATCCTTTTGATTTAGGCAGACCTTCAATAAAGTCCATACTATTTTCATGCCAAGGGCTTTCAGGTACAGGAAGAGGTTGAAGTAGGCCAAGACTTTTGCACAACTCATGCTTTGCTTGTTGACAAATGCCACACTGTTTCACATAATTCCCTACATCAGCTTTCACACCCTGGCAACTAAATAGTTGTTTCACTCTTTGATATATGGGTAGAATCCCTGAGTGGCCTCCCACAAGAGTTGAATGGAAAGCCTGGATTAGCCTAGTCCGAAGTCTAATGTTAGCTCCTACCCAAATTTTGTGATCTTGCTTAATCAATCCATCTTGCAGTTGGAATCCTGGACAAGCTTCTGAATTGACAAACAGTTTCTGTAACATGAGTTGAGCTACAAGATCTACAAAGTAAGAGTTCAAAATTTCCTGCACCCATACAGGTTTGCTGGAAGACACTTGCTGTACTGAGAATAGGTGTGCCACTCTTGACAAGGCATCAACTGCAGTATTTTCCACTCCTTTCTTGTACTGGATTGAAAATTGCAGACCCACTAATTTAGTCATGGCTTTTCTGTGCAAATCAGAAGTGAGGTTCTGATCCTCCAAATGACACAAACTCTGATGGTCAGTTTTAATCACAAAATGTGCTCTAGACAAATATGATCTCCATCTGTCAATAGCCATCATAATTGCTAGGAATTCTTTCTCATAGATCGACAACTTCTGTCTCTTCACTCCCAGAGCCTTGCTGTAAAAGGCAATAGGATGCCCCTCCTGAGATAGAACAGCACCCACACCAGTGTTGCAAGCATTTGTTTCCACAGTGaaagatttttcaaagtttggTAGAGCTAACACAGGGTACTGACCATTGCTTGTTTGAGCAGTTGAAAAGCCTCTTGTGCTCCTGCTGACCATACAAATGCTTGTTTCTTGAGGAGAGCAGTCAGTGGCTTTGCCAAAATACCATAGTTTTTGACAAACTTCGTGTAATATCCAGTGAGCCCCAGAAATCCTCTTAGTTCACTCACTGTATGAGGAACTGGCCACTGCACCATAGCTTCAGTTTTAGCAGGATCAGTGGCAACCCCTTTGTCTGAAATGATGTGGCCCAAATATTCCAGAGACTGCTGAGCAAAAGCACACTTGCTTTCTTTAACAAACAGTTGCTTTTCCTTCAGTACATCAAACACCGACTGGAGATGTTCCACATGCTCTTCCAAGGTTCCACTAAACACCAGGATATCATCCATAAATATTAGCACATATTTTCTATTGGATCCTGCAAAGGAAAAATTCATAGCACATTGGGAAGTGCCTGGAGCAGTAGCTAAACCAAAAGGCATCACCGTGAACTGAAATTGCCCATGATGAGTTTTAAAAGCAGTTTTAtactcatcctcttctttcatccTGATGCGAAGGAAAAATTCATAACACATTGGAAAGTGCCTGGAGCAGTAGCTAGACCAAAAGGCATCACCCTGAACTGAAATTGCCCATGATGAGTTTTAAAAGCAGTTTTAtactcatcctcttctttcatccTGATCTGATGATACCCTGCCCTCAAATCCAATTTGGAGAACCATTTAGCACCTCCTAATTAATCCAATATCTCATCAATCACTGGCATGGGAAACTTATTTTTCACTGTAACAACATTTAGCCTCCTGTAGTCCACACAAAATCTCCATGTGCCATCTTTCTTCTTAACTAGCAAAACAGGAGCTGCAAAAGGACTCATCCTAGGAGTAATGAGACCATCATCTAACatttcttttacttgtttctcAATCTCATCCTTTTGTAGTGGAGAGTATCTACATGGTCTGCAATTTACTGGCACAACTCCTGGGACTAGATTGATGTTGTGGTCAAATGCTCTATGAGGAGGCAGCTTGTGTGGCTCTTAAAAACTTCCTTATTCCTCTCCAACACTTGTTGCACCACATCAGGCACTTCTGTAGCTAGAGCCATCACAATCCCGTTCAATACTGCAGTAGCCCAAACATCATTTCCTTTCTCCCATTTCAGCAACTGTTCAATAGACACTTCTTCCAGATGGTTTTGTTGTGCAGGAAGAACTCCCTGCAGTCTGATCTCTTGGCCACTATGCTGGAATTGAATCCACTTTTCTGCCCAATGACATTGCATCACACCCCATTGCTCTAAACAGTCCATGCCGAGTATGATATCATGTCCTCCCAATGGTAGCACTTGCATTGAGTTACTGAATGTGTGTCCCTGAATCCACCAGTTTAAGTTGGAAACCATCTCAGTGCAGGGTATGACGGTCGCATTGGCTACCTTaacttgtgatacgtctccgtcgtatctacttttccaaactcttttgcccttgttttggactctaatttgcattatttgaatggaactaacccggactaacgctgttttcaacagaattgccatggtgttgtttttgcgcagaaataaaagttctcggaatgacctggaaatttacggggatttcttgtggaatatataaaaatactggcgcaagaatcaaccgaggaagtggagcgtggagcccacaagcccaccaggcgcgggaccccctggccacgcctggcaggcttgtagggcccacgttgctccaccgcctccaattgcagctctatttagtccctttcgtccgaaaaaaaatcaaggagaagagttcatcgcgttttacgatacggaggtgccgccacctctcgTTCTttctctggagggtagatctggagtccgttctgggctccggagaggggagatcgtcgccatcgtcatcaccaaccttccttcatcgccaattccatgatgcgcttcagcgttcgtgagtaatctcatcgtaggcttgctggacggtgatgggttggatgagatctatcatgtaatcgagttagttttgatggggattgatccctagtatccactatgttctgagattgatgttgctactactttgccatgcttaatgcttgtcactagggcccgagtgccatgatttcagatccgaacctattatgttctcgccaatatatgtgtgttcttgatcctatcttgcaagttgtagtcacctactatgtgttatgacccggcaaccccggagtgacaatagccggaaccattcccggagatgaccatagtatgaggagttcatgtattcactaagtgttaatgtgttggttcggttctttattaaaaggagaaccttaatatcccgtagtttccattaggaccccgctgccacgggagggatggacaatagatgtcatgcaagttcttttccctaagcacgcatgactacatacggaatagatgcctacattacattgacgaactggagctagttacatatctctccgtgttataactgttgcatgatgaataccatccagcataattacccatcaccgatccaatgcctacgagtcttttcctactggtccttgctacgttactttgctgctactgctgttgttgctgctactgttactttgctgctactgctgtcactattgctattggttactgttgctactgttgctatcacactactttgctactgatactaagtcttttaggtgtggttgaattgacaactcaactgctaatacttgagaatattatttggcttcccctcgtgtcgaatcaataaatttgggttgaatactctaccctcgaaaactgttgcgatcccctatacttgtgggttatcaagacctttttctggcgccgttgccggggaagcatagctatattctccgagtcacttgggatttacgactgctgatcactatgaggaatccgaaagatccaagaactaaagtcttgccctcaactacgaggacaggtaaggaactgccatctagatctacacttgactcaccttcagttatgagtaagtttgcgacaccacctcctgctagaaattttgatgtgttgcctgtacttgataatgctacttctgctgtccatgatacttgtgatgatgctatgcttgatactactttgccactaggtgcattccttgatgcacaaatttgtagagttgctgctagatgtgatgatacttctgaaactgctgagattattgaagtagaacctgctatttcgcctgttagaactagctctcctagatattaattgcctgatatgcctgagggttatgttatggagggagagataactgaggactttcttgcttgtaaggatagctatgatgttgagattactgcgcaagtgagaaagaaaaatctttgaacgctaggatgaaatacgacccgaagtttgctacttcgcctatctttgtgtctaataaggattatgaattctctgtcgaccctgagttaatcaatctggtcgaatctgatccttttcacggttatgagtctgaaacggttgtagcccatcttaccaaac
This genomic stretch from Hordeum vulgare subsp. vulgare chromosome 6H, MorexV3_pseudomolecules_assembly, whole genome shotgun sequence harbors:
- the LOC123401629 gene encoding outer envelope pore protein 16-3, chloroplastic/mitochondrial-like; this encodes MSCMVKWWLSDRAQTSDERRGRSSIADPRRPLRPSHSLSPALPPSHDAIPSPVSTPNSSSLPPQKSQPFLRLRLRLGTRPPAHAAQEVGKGAMEDDSPATKTVKGAATGLAAGTIWGTIVATWYDVPRVERHVALPGLVRTLKMCGSYGVTFAAVGGLYIGVEQIVQSQRKKRDFVNGAIGAFVSGATVYGYRGKSIKSALIGGSSLAFTSAILDVGGNTTRVDNGKAYHAYTMEKKPEPAH